In Enterobacter cloacae, the following are encoded in one genomic region:
- the maeA gene encoding NAD-dependent malic enzyme: protein MDNKLKKHRSLYIPYAGPVLLEFPLLNKGSAFSMEERSSFNLLGLLPEVVETIEEQAERAWIQYQGFKTEIDKHIYLRNIQDTNETLFYRLVQNHLEEMMPVIYTPTVGAACERFSEIYRRSRGVFISYQNRHNMDDILQNVPNHNIKVIVVTDGERILGLGDQGIGGMGIPIGKLSLYTACGGISPAYTLPVVLDVGTNNQQLLNDPLYMGWRHPRITDDEYYQFVDDFIQAVKQRWPDVLLQFEDFAQKNAMPLLNRYRDEICSFNDDIQGTAAVTVGTLIAASRAAGSQLSYQKIVFLGAGSAGCGIAEQIIAQTQREGLSEELARSRVFMVDRFGLLTDGMPNLLPFQTKLVQKRDNLKNWDTDNEVLSLLDVVRNVKPDILIGVSGQTGLFTEEIIREMHKHCERPIVMPLSNPTSRVEATPQDIIAWTEGNALVATGSPFDPVVWKDKTYPIAQCNNSYIFPGIGLGVIASGASRITDEMLMSASETLAKYSPLVNNGEGLVLPELKDIHKVSRAIAFAVGKMAQQQGVAIKTSADALQQAIDDNFWMPEYRSYRRTSI, encoded by the coding sequence ATGGACAACAAACTGAAAAAACATCGTTCCTTATATATCCCGTATGCCGGGCCGGTTTTACTTGAATTCCCCCTGCTGAACAAAGGCAGTGCCTTTAGCATGGAAGAGCGCAGCAGCTTTAACCTGCTTGGCCTGCTGCCAGAAGTGGTTGAAACCATCGAAGAACAGGCAGAACGAGCCTGGATCCAGTATCAGGGTTTCAAAACTGAAATCGATAAGCACATCTACCTGCGTAACATCCAGGACACCAACGAAACCCTCTTCTACCGCCTGGTGCAAAACCATCTCGAAGAGATGATGCCGGTGATCTACACCCCGACGGTCGGTGCGGCCTGTGAGCGTTTCTCTGAGATTTATCGTCGTTCCCGTGGCGTGTTCATCTCTTATCAGAACCGTCACAACATGGACGATATTCTGCAGAACGTGCCAAATCACAACATTAAAGTGATCGTGGTGACTGACGGCGAACGTATTCTGGGTCTCGGTGACCAGGGCATTGGCGGGATGGGGATCCCCATCGGTAAGCTTTCCCTCTACACCGCCTGCGGCGGTATCAGCCCGGCGTACACCCTGCCAGTGGTACTGGATGTTGGCACGAACAACCAACAGTTGCTGAACGATCCGCTGTACATGGGCTGGCGTCATCCGCGTATTACCGACGACGAGTACTATCAGTTTGTCGACGATTTCATTCAGGCCGTGAAACAGCGCTGGCCAGACGTGTTGCTGCAGTTTGAAGACTTTGCGCAGAAGAACGCGATGCCGCTGCTGAACCGCTATCGCGATGAGATCTGCTCGTTCAATGACGATATCCAGGGCACTGCAGCCGTGACGGTCGGTACGCTGATCGCTGCCAGCCGTGCGGCAGGTAGCCAGTTGAGCTACCAAAAAATCGTCTTCCTCGGTGCAGGCTCTGCGGGTTGCGGTATTGCCGAGCAGATTATTGCCCAGACGCAGCGCGAAGGCCTGAGCGAAGAACTGGCCCGCTCCCGCGTCTTTATGGTTGACCGTTTCGGTCTGTTGACCGACGGCATGCCAAATCTGCTGCCGTTCCAGACTAAGCTGGTGCAAAAGCGCGACAACCTGAAAAACTGGGATACCGACAACGAGGTGCTCTCCCTGCTGGACGTGGTGCGCAACGTGAAGCCGGATATTCTGATCGGCGTTTCCGGGCAGACCGGTCTCTTCACCGAAGAGATTATTCGCGAAATGCACAAGCACTGCGAACGCCCTATCGTGATGCCGCTGTCTAACCCAACCTCCCGCGTGGAAGCCACGCCGCAGGACATCATCGCCTGGACCGAAGGTAACGCGCTGGTTGCCACCGGCAGTCCGTTTGATCCGGTGGTGTGGAAAGACAAGACCTACCCCATTGCCCAGTGCAACAACTCCTATATCTTCCCGGGTATTGGACTGGGTGTTATCGCTTCCGGGGCGTCACGCATTACCGACGAAATGCTGATGTCCGCGAGTGAAACGCTGGCGAAATACTCTCCGTTGGTTAACAACGGTGAAGGTCTGGTATTGCCGGAGCTGAAGGACATCCACAAAGTGTCTCGCGCTATTGCGTTTGCAGTAGGCAAGATGGCGCAACAGCAAGGTGTGGCAATCAAAACCTCTGCCGATGCATTGCAGCAAGCCATTGATGATAACTTCTGGATGCCGGAATACCGCAGCTATCGTCGTACCTCGATTTAA
- a CDS encoding ABC transporter — MSTLLTAQSLRVDTAFGTLFDALSFTLKKGDRIGLLGDNGCGKSTLLKILDGTNSPAAGTVALAGHCLMARVEQHLPDAIYPLTMLDAVLAQLSSAERDNLRWKAETLLAGMGFTPEDMALQSATLSGGQHTRLLLARALISDPDLLLLDEPSNHLDLPTMLWLEQFLQNWSGSFVLVSHDRQLLDAVTNGSWILRDKTLHYFALPCSAARKALVAKDESDAQRHKAEQKEIDRITTSAKRLATWGKVYDNEDLARKAKQMEKQVERLKENQTEVTVGSQWTLTLRGDALRADRLLEMERLGVPPAPGLPDLFNVDIARLKSGDRVAIVGRNGCGKSSLMKLIWRHFTDALTDARLKIHPRVSPGYYDQTLNQLPDDTSLFDALEPFAPDPQNRKMALIGAGFPWARHGQKVNTLSGGERSRLLFVGLTLARYSLLMLDEPTNHLDMEGKEALADTLQQFEGGVLLVSHDRQLISQSCNRFWLIEDGMLSEWHDAEAVFERLRESAGLTYQAESSPPVENAPALSDDLLERLIALETLLAEDVARKPKHQKPQLQAQWRKEIEAIEAQL; from the coding sequence ATGAGCACTTTACTCACTGCACAATCTTTACGTGTTGATACGGCGTTTGGCACGCTCTTCGACGCCCTCTCCTTTACGCTGAAAAAAGGCGACCGCATTGGTCTGCTGGGTGATAACGGCTGCGGTAAAAGTACGCTGTTAAAGATCCTGGACGGCACAAACTCGCCTGCTGCCGGAACGGTGGCGCTGGCCGGGCACTGCCTGATGGCGCGCGTTGAGCAACATCTGCCGGACGCCATTTATCCGCTGACTATGCTGGATGCGGTGCTGGCGCAACTGTCGTCTGCTGAACGAGACAACCTGCGCTGGAAAGCAGAAACCCTACTGGCCGGAATGGGCTTCACACCAGAGGATATGGCATTACAATCGGCCACATTGAGCGGTGGCCAACATACGCGTCTCCTGCTGGCAAGAGCGCTTATTAGCGATCCCGATCTGCTCCTGCTTGATGAGCCGAGCAACCACCTCGATTTGCCAACGATGCTCTGGCTGGAACAGTTTTTACAGAACTGGTCTGGCAGCTTTGTGCTGGTCTCGCACGACAGACAACTGCTGGACGCCGTCACTAACGGTAGCTGGATCCTGCGCGATAAGACGCTGCACTACTTTGCGCTTCCCTGCTCGGCGGCGCGCAAGGCGCTGGTCGCAAAAGACGAAAGCGATGCGCAACGCCATAAGGCTGAACAAAAGGAAATCGACCGCATCACGACCAGCGCCAAACGGCTGGCAACCTGGGGCAAGGTCTACGACAACGAAGATCTGGCCCGCAAAGCCAAACAGATGGAAAAACAGGTCGAGCGGCTGAAAGAGAACCAGACGGAAGTCACCGTAGGCAGTCAGTGGACATTAACCCTGCGGGGCGACGCGCTGCGGGCCGACCGTCTGCTGGAGATGGAACGTCTCGGTGTTCCGCCCGCTCCAGGGCTGCCGGATCTGTTTAATGTCGACATTGCCAGGCTGAAAAGTGGCGATCGGGTGGCGATCGTCGGGCGTAACGGCTGCGGTAAATCGTCGTTGATGAAACTTATCTGGCGACATTTTACCGATGCGCTAACGGACGCCAGGCTGAAAATCCATCCGCGTGTCTCGCCAGGTTATTACGATCAGACGCTGAACCAGCTGCCGGACGATACCTCGCTGTTTGATGCACTGGAGCCTTTTGCACCCGATCCGCAGAATCGCAAGATGGCGCTGATCGGTGCCGGGTTCCCGTGGGCGCGTCACGGACAAAAGGTCAACACGCTCAGCGGCGGCGAGCGTTCTCGCCTGCTGTTTGTTGGGCTGACGCTTGCCCGTTATAGCCTGCTGATGCTGGATGAACCGACCAACCATCTGGACATGGAGGGCAAAGAAGCGCTGGCCGACACTCTGCAACAGTTTGAAGGTGGTGTGCTGCTGGTCAGCCACGATCGTCAGTTGATTAGCCAAAGCTGTAACCGCTTCTGGTTGATTGAGGATGGCATGCTGAGCGAGTGGCATGATGCCGAAGCCGTATTCGAAAGGCTGCGTGAAAGTGCAGGCCTGACATACCAGGCTGAGTCATCACCGCCGGTGGAAAACGCCCCGGCACTGTCGGACGATCTGCTTGAACGGCTGATTGCACTGGAAACGCTGCTTGCGGAGGATGTCGCGCGTAAGCCGAAACATCAAAAGCCGCAGCTGCAGGCGCAATGGCGTAAAGAGATTGAGGCAATAGAAGCACAGCTTTAA
- a CDS encoding MFS transporter AraJ yields the protein MKKTIFSLALGTFGLGMAEFGIMGVLTELAHDTGISIPSAGNMISFYAFGVVIGAPVVALFSSKFSLKSTLLFLVAMCAVGNAIFTFSSSYLWLATGRLISGFPHGAIFGVGAIILSKIAPPGKVTVAVAGMIAGMTVANLVGVPLGTWLGHEFNWRYTFMLIAIFDALVIFSVLMWVPKIHDKSETKLTEQFHFLTKPEPWLIFAATMFGNAGVFAWFSFVKPFMVNVSGFSEGVMTVIMMLMGLGMVLGNLLSGKLSGRFSPLRIAATTDLVIVASLLSLFAFGEQKTASLVMGFICCAGLFALSAPLQILLLQNAKGGEMLGAAGGQMAFNLGSAIGAYFGGMMITLGYSWSYITLPAAILSFSAMTSLLIYGHLSARKRQANARALA from the coding sequence ATGAAAAAGACAATTTTTTCGTTGGCACTTGGCACATTTGGCCTGGGGATGGCTGAATTTGGCATTATGGGTGTGTTGACGGAACTGGCGCATGATACCGGGATTTCAATTCCCTCCGCCGGGAATATGATTTCGTTTTACGCCTTCGGTGTCGTAATAGGTGCGCCGGTTGTGGCGCTGTTTTCCAGTAAGTTCTCACTAAAATCGACGCTGCTGTTCCTGGTGGCCATGTGCGCGGTCGGAAATGCGATTTTTACCTTCTCATCATCGTATCTCTGGCTGGCAACAGGACGTTTGATTTCGGGTTTTCCGCACGGAGCCATTTTTGGCGTCGGGGCGATCATTCTTTCCAAAATTGCACCGCCGGGTAAGGTAACGGTCGCCGTTGCGGGCATGATTGCCGGTATGACCGTAGCCAATCTGGTGGGTGTTCCGCTGGGGACGTGGCTGGGGCATGAGTTCAACTGGCGCTATACCTTTATGCTGATTGCCATATTTGATGCGCTGGTGATCTTTTCGGTGCTGATGTGGGTGCCGAAAATTCACGATAAATCAGAAACCAAATTGACCGAGCAGTTCCATTTTCTGACGAAACCGGAACCCTGGCTGATTTTCGCCGCCACCATGTTTGGTAATGCCGGTGTGTTTGCGTGGTTCAGTTTCGTTAAGCCGTTTATGGTTAACGTCTCTGGTTTCTCCGAAGGGGTGATGACCGTCATTATGATGCTGATGGGCCTCGGGATGGTGCTGGGTAACCTGCTGAGCGGCAAATTGTCTGGCCGTTTTAGCCCACTGCGCATTGCGGCAACGACCGATCTGGTGATTGTGGCCTCACTGTTGTCGCTTTTCGCCTTTGGAGAACAGAAAACCGCCTCACTGGTGATGGGGTTTATCTGCTGCGCCGGGCTGTTTGCACTCTCCGCACCGCTGCAAATTTTGCTACTGCAAAATGCCAAAGGGGGCGAGATGCTGGGAGCTGCCGGGGGACAGATGGCGTTTAATCTGGGCAGTGCGATTGGCGCGTATTTTGGCGGGATGATGATTACGCTCGGATATAGCTGGAGTTATATCACGTTACCGGCGGCCATTTTGTCTTTCTCCGCCATGACTTCGCTGTTGATTTACGGCCATTTGAGCGCCAGAAAACGTCAGGCCAACGCGCGTGCGCTAGCCTGA
- a CDS encoding polyphosphate kinase 2 — MVSKKKASVVADVVKNAPLKTKVYEQELRRLHVELVKLQQWVVAKGLKVCIVFEGRDGAGKGGTIKAITERVSPRVFRVVALPAPTEKEKTQLYFQRYVPHLPAAGEIVIFDRSWYNRAGVERVMGFCTPEQVEKFLDGTPVMEKAMVDAGIILVKYWLEVTPKEQERRLRDRINDGRKIWKLSPMDIKSFNMWDEYTVARDAMFSATDTAWAPWFVARSEDKKRVRLNIISHLLTQIPYKAMHVEPVELPKRKIGKVKPTKYPFRYVDERF; from the coding sequence ATGGTCAGTAAGAAGAAAGCCAGTGTCGTTGCTGATGTCGTTAAAAATGCCCCCCTGAAAACAAAAGTGTATGAGCAAGAGTTGCGCCGTCTTCATGTTGAACTGGTTAAGCTTCAGCAGTGGGTGGTCGCTAAAGGTTTGAAAGTGTGTATTGTGTTCGAAGGGCGTGACGGAGCCGGTAAAGGCGGAACCATCAAAGCGATAACCGAGCGTGTCAGCCCGCGCGTATTTCGCGTTGTGGCACTCCCCGCGCCCACCGAGAAAGAGAAAACCCAGCTCTATTTCCAGCGCTACGTTCCCCACCTGCCTGCAGCGGGAGAGATCGTCATTTTCGACCGCAGCTGGTACAACCGTGCAGGCGTCGAACGAGTCATGGGATTCTGTACCCCGGAGCAGGTAGAAAAATTTCTCGACGGTACGCCTGTTATGGAGAAAGCAATGGTCGATGCGGGGATCATCCTGGTGAAGTACTGGCTTGAGGTCACGCCGAAAGAGCAGGAACGCCGACTGCGCGATCGTATCAACGACGGACGCAAAATCTGGAAACTGTCCCCGATGGACATTAAGTCTTTCAACATGTGGGACGAATATACCGTGGCACGAGACGCGATGTTTTCCGCCACTGACACCGCATGGGCACCGTGGTTTGTGGCGCGCTCGGAAGATAAAAAACGTGTGCGGCTGAATATTATCTCTCACCTGCTCACGCAGATCCCCTATAAAGCGATGCACGTTGAGCCCGTTGAATTACCGAAGCGAAAAATTGGCAAGGTAAAACCTACAAAATATCCGTTCCGCTATGTTGACGAGCGGTTCTGA
- a CDS encoding formate dehydrogenase subunit gamma, translating to MSKSKMIVRTKFIDRACHWTVVICFFLVAVSGISFFFPTLQWLTETFGTPQMGRILHPFFGVLIFVVLMFMFVRFVHHNIPDKQDIPWVKGIVEVLKGNEHNVAKVGKYNAGQKMMFWSIMSMIFVLLVTGVIIWRPYFAHYFPIQVIRYALLIHATSAIILIHAILIHMYMAFWVKGSIKGMIEGKVSRRWAQKHHPRWYRDVERLEAKQDSTEGIK from the coding sequence ATGAGTAAGTCGAAGATGATTGTGCGCACGAAGTTTATCGACCGCGCCTGTCACTGGACGGTGGTGATCTGCTTCTTTCTGGTGGCGGTTTCGGGGATTTCGTTCTTCTTCCCGACGCTGCAGTGGCTGACTGAAACGTTTGGTACGCCGCAAATGGGACGAATTCTGCACCCGTTCTTCGGTGTACTGATTTTCGTGGTGCTGATGTTTATGTTTGTGCGCTTCGTGCACCACAACATCCCGGATAAGCAGGATATTCCGTGGGTCAAAGGCATCGTCGAAGTCCTGAAAGGGAACGAACATAACGTTGCGAAAGTGGGCAAATACAACGCCGGGCAGAAGATGATGTTCTGGAGCATCATGAGCATGATTTTTGTGCTGCTGGTGACCGGGGTGATTATCTGGCGTCCGTACTTTGCGCACTATTTCCCGATTCAGGTGATTCGTTATGCGCTGCTGATCCACGCGACGTCGGCCATTATTCTGATCCACGCCATCCTGATCCATATGTATATGGCGTTCTGGGTGAAAGGATCGATTAAAGGGATGATTGAAGGAAAGGTGAGCCGCCGCTGGGCGCAGAAACACCATCCACGCTGGTACCGTGATGTTGAACGTCTTGAAGCGAAACAAGACAGTACGGAAGGCATAAAGTAA